Genomic window (Streptosporangium brasiliense):
GCGGATCACGGGGCTCGTCCGTTCGTGGGAGTCCGGTGAGCCCTGGCAGCTGCTGCTGGCGATCCGGTCCGCGCTCCAGGGCTCACTGGCCTGACCGGGGAGGAATACCGCCGAGATCCCGGGGGACACTGTCATCGGCTTCATGATGGTGTCGTCATTGAGGAGGAAACCGTGGCAATCGCGCGGATGCGGTCAGTCGTCCTCGACTGTCCGGACCCCAAGCGTCTCGCTGACTTCTACAGCGCGCTCCTGGGCTGGGAGATCACTTCCGTCGAGGACGACTGGGTGGTCGTCACCAACGGGCAGCCAGGACGGCTCTGCTTCCAGCTCGCCGAGGACCACCAGCCGCCGGACTGGCCCAACCCCGACCGGCCCCAGCAGCTGCACCTGGACCTGACGGTGGACGACCTCGACAGGGCCGAGGCCGAGGCCCTCGCGCTGGGCGCGGTCAAACACCGGCACCAGCCGGGCGAGAACGACGGGTTCCGGGTCTTCCTCGATCCGGCCGGGCATCCGTTCTGCTTCTGCGTGGACTAGGTCCCCGCCGGACGTGAGAAGCCGGCGAAGTCAGAGCCAGCCCTGGTCGCGGGCGAGCACGAACGCCTCGGCCCTGCTCGACACGCCGAGTTTGGTGACGATGGCGGCCATGTAGTTGCGCACGGTGCCGTTCGACAGGTGGGTGCGCCTGGCGATCACCGCGACCGGAGTGTCATACTCCGCCAGCCTCAGCACGTCGAGCTCGCGCGGCGTCAGCGGGCACTCCGGCGCGGTGAGCGCGTCCGCGGCCAGCGCCGGGTCGACGTAGCGGCCGCCCGCGTGCACCCGCCTTATCACGTCGGCCAGCGCCCCGCCGGGCGATCCCTTGGGCAGGAATCCCTTGGCCCCGGCCTCCAGCGCCCGCTTGAGCAGGGGCGGCCGGCCGTACCCGGTGAGGATGACGACGGCGCAGGAGGGCAGCGCGGCGGCGAGCTCGGCGCTGACCTCCAGCCCGCCGAGCGCGGGCATCTCCAGGTCGACCACGGCCACGTGGGGGCGGTGGGCCAGCGCCGCCTCCACCGCCGCCCGGCCGTCGGCCGCCTGCGCCACCACCTCCAGGTCGCCTTCGAGGCCGAGCAGGGCCGCCAGCGCCGACCTGATCAGCTCCTCGTCGTCGGCGAGCAGGACCCTGATCACAGGGTCACCTCGAGCGTGAACACGCCGTCGTCGAGGCTGGTGCGGAGCGTGCCGCCCGCTCCGGCCAACCGCTCGGCCATGCCGCGCAGCCCGGAGCTGTGGCGGTCGGGACCCGCCGCGGTCGCGCCGTCGTTCGTCACGGTCATCCGCACCTCGTCGTCGTCGTGGGAGATCTCGATCCTGCACCAGCCCGCCCGGCTGTGCCTGAGCACGTTCGTGCTCGCCTCGCGCAGGACGTACGCGAGCTGGGCGGCCACCTCCTGCGGCAGTTCGCCGCGCGGCTGGGAGG
Coding sequences:
- a CDS encoding response regulator transcription factor — its product is MIRVLLADDEELIRSALAALLGLEGDLEVVAQAADGRAAVEAALAHRPHVAVVDLEMPALGGLEVSAELAAALPSCAVVILTGYGRPPLLKRALEAGAKGFLPKGSPGGALADVIRRVHAGGRYVDPALAADALTAPECPLTPRELDVLRLAEYDTPVAVIARRTHLSNGTVRNYMAAIVTKLGVSSRAEAFVLARDQGWL
- a CDS encoding VOC family protein — its product is MAIARMRSVVLDCPDPKRLADFYSALLGWEITSVEDDWVVVTNGQPGRLCFQLAEDHQPPDWPNPDRPQQLHLDLTVDDLDRAEAEALALGAVKHRHQPGENDGFRVFLDPAGHPFCFCVD